A region from the Rhodamnia argentea isolate NSW1041297 chromosome 7, ASM2092103v1, whole genome shotgun sequence genome encodes:
- the LOC115728774 gene encoding GDSL esterase/lipase At4g28780-like isoform X1: MCKVACIGTSRALVVTLLVGILMSVTAPRAEAARAFFVFGDSLVDSGNNNYLATTARADSPPYGIDYPTHRPTGRFSNGFNIPDIISEKIGSEPTLPYLSPELTGQRLLVGANFASAGIGILNDTGIQFVNIIRIARQLQLFQQYQQRLGALIGPAQARQRVNQALVLITLGGNDWVNNYFLTPISARSRQFTIPEYSRYIISEYQKVLRRLYELGARRVLVTGTGPLGCVPAELAMTGSRNGECAPRLQQAAAIFNPELVQMLKELNREIGSDVFIAANAFRMNMDFINNPTKFGFVTSKVACCGQGPYNGLGLCNVASNLCPDRKVYAFWDPFHPSERANRLIVEQILSGSTQYMSPMNLSTIMALDSRT; this comes from the exons ATGTGTAAGGTGGCCTGCATTGGTACTTCCAGGGCTCTTGTGGTCACACTCCTGGTGGGGATTCTCATGTCGGTCACCGCGCCTCGAGCCGAGGCAGCTCGTGCATTCTTCGTGTTCGGGGATTCGCTCGTGGATAGCGGCAACAACAACTATTTGGCCACCACCGCCCGCGCCGACTCTCCACCGTACGGCATCGACTACCCGACTCACAGGCCCACGGGGCGGTTCTCGAATGGCTTCAACATCCCGGACATTATCA GTGAGAAAATTGGATCAGAACCCACATTGCCGTACCTAAGCCCGGAACTGACCGGACAAAGGCTACTTGTTGGCGCCAATTTCGCTTCGGCCGGGATCGGAATCCTCAACGACACCGGAATTCAGTTT GTAAACATCATACGAATCGCCAGGCAATTGCAATTATTTCAGCAGTATCAGCAGAGGTTAGGTGCGCTCATCGGCCCGGCTCAGGCACGGCAGCGAGTGAACCAAGCCCTCGTCCTCATCACTCTCGGCGGCAACGACTGGGTCAATAACTACTTCTTGACCCCCATATCCGCGAGATCGCGCCAATTCACCATCCCGGAGTACTCCCGATATATCATCTCCGAGTACCAGAAAGTTCTCAGG AGGCTTTACGAGTTAGGGGCTCGGAGGGTTTTGGTCACCGGCACGGGACCGTTGGGCTGTGTCCCGGCCGAATTAGCCATGACGGGGAGCAGGAACGGGGAATGCGCACCCAGGCTGCAGCAGGCGGCCGCGATATTCAACCCAGAGCTCGTCCAAATGCTTAAGGAGCTCAACCGCGAGATAGGCTCCGACGTGTTCATTGCCGCCAATGCCTTTCGAATGAACATGGACTTCATCAACAACCCCACCAAATTCG GTTTCGTGACCTCGAAAGTGGCGTGTTGCGGACAAGGCCCCTACAACGGACTAGGGTTATGCAACGTGGCGTCGAACCTGTGCCCAGATCGGAAGGTGTACGCATTCTGGGACCCGTTCCACCCTTCGGAGCGCGCGAATCGGCTCATAGTCGAGCAAATCTTGAGCGGGTCCACCCAGTACATGAGCCCCATGAACCTGAGCACCATCATGGCCTTGGACTCTCGCACTTGA
- the LOC115728775 gene encoding tetraspanin-20 has translation MRRNCCHISLGFVLKLLNYLQTFVGVSILLYSLWMLNQWNDRIPIYPPPAYPPGSSVAPLSSAQSAEMARSDRSSGLELAADLVSRLDDGLGLALRSFQLPAPWFIYSFMGLGVVLCCISLIGCIAAEALNGCCLCFHTLLVSVLLLLEAAFVAFIAIDHHWEQILPSDPTGELDSLLSFIERNIEMCKWIGIAVVVIQGLSLLLSFVLRALASPRRADYDGLDGYDNVEGQTREPLLNHKSSPTSGSTKSDVRGGGSGIWSSLVREKYGLNNSAKFSSDSQNASGSTKTK, from the exons ATGCGTCGCAATTGTTGCCACATATCTCTCGGCTTCGTCCTCAAGCTGCTGAATTACCTCCAGACCTTCGTCGGAGTCTCCATCCTCCTCTACTCCCTATGGATGCTCAACCAATGGAACGATCGCATCCCCATCTACCCCCCGCCGGCTTATCCGCCGGGCTCTTCGGTCGCGCCTCTCTCGAGCGCACAATCCGCGGAGATGGCTCGCTCTGATCGGAGTTCCGGCTTGGAACTCGCCGCCGATCTAGTCTCCAGATTGGACGACGGCCTGGGGCTCGCTCTGAGGTCGTTCCAGCTTCCCGCTCCTTG GTTCATCTATTCATTTATGGGATTGGGCGTTGTGTTGTGCTGCATCTCTTTAATTGGCTGCATTGCTGCGGAAGCATTAAATGGATGTTGCCTCTGCTTT CACACTCTTCTTGTATCTGTGCTGCTTCTCTTAGAAGCAGCTTTTGTGGCATTTATTGCGATTGATCATCATTGGGAACAG ATTCTTCCTTCGGACCCTACCGGAGAACTTGATAGTCTTCTCTCGTTTATCGAAAGAAACATCGAAATGTGCAAGTGGATTGGCATCGCGGTTGTTGTAATACAG GGGTTGTCCCTGctactttcatttgttttgcgagcATTGGCTTCTCCTCGGCGAGCTGATTATGATGGTCTGGATGGTTATGACAATGTTGAAGGTCAGACCAGAGAGCCACTTCTGAATCATAAATCAAGCCCAACATCAGGGTCTACTAAGTCTGATGTTAGAGGTGGTGGCTCTGGTATTTGGAGTTCACTCGTGAGAGAAAAG TATGGCTTGAACAACAGTGCCAAATTCAGTTCGGACAGCCAGAATGCATCAGGTAGTACAAAGACAAAGTGA
- the LOC115728774 gene encoding GDSL esterase/lipase At4g28780-like isoform X2, translated as MCKVACIGTSRALVVTLLVGILMSVTAPRAEAARAFFVFGDSLVDSGNNNYLATTARADSPPYGIDYPTHRPTGRFSNGFNIPDIISEKIGSEPTLPYLSPELTGQRLLVGANFASAGIGILNDTGIQFVNIIRIARQLQLFQQYQQRLGALIGPAQARQRVNQALVLITLGGNDWVNNYFLTPISARSRQFTIPEYSRYIISEYQKVLRRLYELGARRVLVTGTGPLGCVPAELAMTGSRNGECAPRLQQAAAIFNPELVQMLKELNREIGSDVFIAANAFRMNMDFINNPTKFGSIPLTMSLLINVC; from the exons ATGTGTAAGGTGGCCTGCATTGGTACTTCCAGGGCTCTTGTGGTCACACTCCTGGTGGGGATTCTCATGTCGGTCACCGCGCCTCGAGCCGAGGCAGCTCGTGCATTCTTCGTGTTCGGGGATTCGCTCGTGGATAGCGGCAACAACAACTATTTGGCCACCACCGCCCGCGCCGACTCTCCACCGTACGGCATCGACTACCCGACTCACAGGCCCACGGGGCGGTTCTCGAATGGCTTCAACATCCCGGACATTATCA GTGAGAAAATTGGATCAGAACCCACATTGCCGTACCTAAGCCCGGAACTGACCGGACAAAGGCTACTTGTTGGCGCCAATTTCGCTTCGGCCGGGATCGGAATCCTCAACGACACCGGAATTCAGTTT GTAAACATCATACGAATCGCCAGGCAATTGCAATTATTTCAGCAGTATCAGCAGAGGTTAGGTGCGCTCATCGGCCCGGCTCAGGCACGGCAGCGAGTGAACCAAGCCCTCGTCCTCATCACTCTCGGCGGCAACGACTGGGTCAATAACTACTTCTTGACCCCCATATCCGCGAGATCGCGCCAATTCACCATCCCGGAGTACTCCCGATATATCATCTCCGAGTACCAGAAAGTTCTCAGG AGGCTTTACGAGTTAGGGGCTCGGAGGGTTTTGGTCACCGGCACGGGACCGTTGGGCTGTGTCCCGGCCGAATTAGCCATGACGGGGAGCAGGAACGGGGAATGCGCACCCAGGCTGCAGCAGGCGGCCGCGATATTCAACCCAGAGCTCGTCCAAATGCTTAAGGAGCTCAACCGCGAGATAGGCTCCGACGTGTTCATTGCCGCCAATGCCTTTCGAATGAACATGGACTTCATCAACAACCCCACCAAATTCGGTTCGATCCCCCTTACGATGTCATTGCTAATTAACGTTTGTTAG